GAATTGTCACCGGCCCATGTAACGGAATGCGTACCGGAGAGTTGTTCCCCGGAAACCAGATTCCGCACGATCCTTCCTGAAACATCGTAAACATCGAGTGATGCTGTCCCGGAAGAAGCAAGAGTGTAAGTGAATACCGAAGATACGGCAAACGGATTAGGACTCGGAGCGGCAAGCGAGAAGACATGCACGGCATCCGGCCCATCCTCTATT
The genomic region above belongs to Candidatus Aegiribacteria sp. and contains:
- a CDS encoding T9SS type A sorting domain-containing protein, coding for IEDGPDAVHVFSLAAPSPNPFAVSSVFTYTLASSGTASLDVYDVSGRIVRNLVSGEQLSGTHSVTWAGDNSDGSPIPGGIYLLRLTSGGETAVRSCVVIR